From Alphaproteobacteria bacterium, a single genomic window includes:
- the infB gene encoding translation initiation factor IF-2 has product MADKTIERESGKLSLSKGKLGLSKGGDGGKIRQSFSHGRTKTVTVEVKRKRAAGDSGGKGGRGAGGLSDEERAARIRALRSLQKSGEASEKAAPAKAEPGPRPSDDAAERRRQLAEERARREAEEAAAIDAAEAAARAPAPPVEPAKTEEVTAEAKPVGEAEAAETTAAAEPVMAEEPVEAAPATAEEPVAAAAPEAETAAPEPEEAKAPAELTDEERELRALQEAEAEERRKQEADAARRAQEAARHEAEAAPKRKSRSGRREEDGAAEAVSPADAMPPEPAANLRFAGGRAAPTEEEDGRGRRDAKRPAAARTRGEPRRRTGRLTITQALDEGTVEERQRSLASVRRARERERQRQRQSGGEQQKIVRDVVIPELITVQDLANRMAERGADVVKTLMRMGVMASLSQTIDADTAELVVAEFGHNLRRVADSDVEEGLAGPADDAADLRPRPPVVTIMGHVDHGKTSLLDALRSTDVAGGEAGGITQHIGAYQVQLASGDRITFLDTPGHAAFSAMRSRGASVTDLVILVVAADDSVQPQTVEAIAHAKAAGVPMIVAVNKIDRPDVNPERVKQDLLQHEVVAEDFGGDVQFVNVSALKKIGLDALEEAILLQSEFLELTANPDRPANGIVVEAKLDRGRGSVATILVQRGTMRIGDSIVVGSEWGRVRAMVDERGQQLKEAGPSMPVEVLGLQGTPMAGDEAVVVENEARAREIAEYRQRLDRDKRTAAAARGSLNQMFDKLKAGETKELSVVIKADVQGSQEAIVGALEKMGNDEVSVRVLHAGVGGINESDVTLAAASEGFIVGFNVRASKQARDLASRDGVEVRYYSIIYELIDDIKAALSDMLAPMIRERQIGNAEIREVFSITKVGKIAGCRVIDGIVRRGSGVRLLRDDVVIHEGRLATLKHFKDDVAEVREGYECGMSFENYQDIQVGDVIECFEVEEVARTI; this is encoded by the coding sequence ATGGCAGACAAGACGATCGAGCGCGAATCTGGCAAACTGTCCCTTTCGAAGGGGAAGTTGGGCCTCTCCAAGGGTGGCGATGGCGGCAAGATCCGGCAGAGCTTCTCGCACGGCCGCACCAAGACCGTGACCGTCGAGGTCAAGCGCAAGCGGGCCGCGGGCGATAGCGGCGGCAAAGGCGGCCGCGGCGCCGGCGGGCTGAGCGACGAAGAGCGCGCGGCCCGTATCCGCGCCCTGCGCTCGTTGCAGAAAAGCGGCGAGGCCAGCGAGAAGGCGGCGCCGGCCAAGGCCGAGCCGGGGCCCCGCCCGTCCGATGACGCTGCCGAACGCCGGCGCCAGCTGGCGGAAGAGCGTGCGCGGCGCGAAGCCGAAGAGGCGGCCGCCATCGATGCCGCCGAGGCCGCGGCCCGTGCCCCGGCCCCGCCGGTCGAGCCGGCCAAGACGGAAGAGGTGACGGCCGAGGCCAAGCCCGTCGGGGAGGCCGAAGCGGCCGAGACGACCGCGGCCGCAGAGCCCGTCATGGCCGAGGAGCCGGTCGAGGCCGCGCCCGCCACGGCGGAGGAGCCGGTCGCCGCTGCCGCGCCGGAAGCCGAGACCGCCGCGCCGGAGCCGGAAGAGGCGAAGGCGCCGGCGGAGCTGACGGACGAAGAACGCGAATTGCGCGCCCTGCAGGAGGCCGAGGCCGAAGAGCGGCGCAAGCAGGAAGCCGATGCCGCCCGCCGGGCGCAGGAGGCCGCGCGGCACGAGGCCGAGGCCGCGCCCAAGCGCAAGAGCCGGTCCGGCCGCCGCGAAGAGGACGGGGCCGCCGAGGCGGTGTCGCCCGCCGATGCCATGCCGCCGGAGCCCGCCGCCAATCTCCGCTTTGCCGGTGGCCGTGCCGCCCCGACGGAGGAGGAAGACGGGCGCGGTCGTCGCGATGCCAAGCGCCCCGCCGCCGCGCGCACCCGTGGCGAGCCGCGGCGCCGCACCGGTCGCCTGACCATCACCCAGGCGCTCGACGAGGGAACGGTGGAGGAGCGGCAGCGCAGCCTGGCCTCCGTCCGCCGGGCCCGCGAGCGCGAACGCCAGCGCCAGCGCCAGTCTGGTGGAGAGCAGCAGAAGATCGTGCGCGACGTCGTCATTCCCGAGTTGATCACCGTGCAGGACCTCGCCAACCGCATGGCCGAGCGCGGCGCCGACGTCGTCAAGACCCTGATGCGCATGGGCGTGATGGCCTCGCTCAGCCAGACCATCGACGCGGACACCGCGGAACTGGTGGTGGCGGAGTTCGGCCACAATCTGCGCCGTGTCGCGGATTCCGACGTGGAGGAAGGCCTGGCCGGCCCGGCGGACGATGCGGCCGATCTGCGGCCGCGCCCGCCGGTCGTGACCATTATGGGCCATGTCGACCACGGCAAGACCTCGCTGCTGGACGCGCTGCGGTCCACCGACGTTGCCGGCGGCGAGGCCGGTGGCATCACCCAGCATATCGGCGCCTATCAGGTGCAGCTGGCCTCCGGCGACCGCATCACCTTCCTCGATACCCCCGGCCACGCCGCGTTCAGTGCGATGCGCTCGCGCGGTGCCAGCGTCACCGATTTGGTCATCCTGGTGGTGGCCGCCGATGACAGCGTGCAGCCGCAGACGGTGGAGGCGATCGCCCACGCCAAGGCCGCGGGCGTGCCGATGATCGTCGCGGTCAACAAGATCGACCGGCCCGACGTCAATCCGGAGCGGGTGAAACAGGACCTGTTGCAGCACGAGGTCGTGGCCGAGGACTTCGGCGGCGACGTCCAGTTCGTCAACGTGTCGGCCTTGAAGAAAATCGGCCTGGACGCGCTGGAAGAGGCGATCCTGCTCCAGTCGGAATTCCTGGAACTGACGGCCAACCCCGACCGGCCCGCCAACGGCATCGTCGTCGAGGCGAAGCTGGATCGCGGCCGCGGCTCGGTCGCCACCATTCTGGTGCAGCGCGGCACGATGCGCATCGGCGACTCCATCGTCGTCGGCAGCGAGTGGGGCCGGGTGCGTGCCATGGTCGACGAGCGCGGCCAGCAGTTGAAAGAGGCCGGCCCGTCCATGCCGGTGGAGGTTCTGGGCCTGCAGGGCACGCCCATGGCCGGCGACGAGGCCGTCGTGGTCGAGAACGAGGCGCGGGCGCGCGAGATTGCCGAATACCGGCAGCGGCTCGACCGCGACAAGCGCACCGCCGCGGCGGCGCGCGGTTCGCTGAACCAGATGTTCGACAAGCTGAAGGCCGGCGAGACCAAGGAATTGTCGGTCGTGATCAAGGCCGACGTGCAGGGCTCGCAGGAAGCCATTGTCGGCGCGCTGGAGAAGATGGGCAATGACGAGGTCAGCGTGCGCGTGCTGCACGCCGGCGTCGGCGGCATCAACGAATCCGACGTGACCCTGGCGGCGGCGTCCGAAGGCTTCATCGTTGGCTTCAATGTCCGCGCCAGCAAACAGGCGCGCGACCTGGCCAGCCGCGACGGCGTCGAGGTTCGCTACTACTCGATCATCTACGAGTTGATCGACGACATCAAAGCGGCGCTCAGCGACATGCTGGCCCCGATGATCCGCGAGCGCCAGATCGGCAATGCGGAAATCCGCGAGGTGTTCTCCATCACCAAGGTCGGCAAGATCGCCGGTTGCCGGGTCATCGACGGCATTGTCC